Part of the Salinimonas iocasae genome, TGGGATAAAGACAATGAGGTAGTAGCGATCAGTCGTCAGACCGTTGTCGTTTTCGACTAATACAATACAAAAGCGCTGGGGTTGAACAATGCAATGACACTTATGCATTGCAGGTTCGTAATATCCAGCGCATCTTCCAGATCGTCCCGGTCAAGATTAAGAGATTCATGCATGTGCGCGTGCAGATTGCTGTAGCCGGGATAAACTTCCGGGTACACATTATCCAGCGCCAGCGTGTAGCTAAGCTGCAAAATGCGCTGCTCTTCGGGCGCGGAGTCAGATAACTCGTCATGCAAATGATTTACCGGGTCGTAGATACATGACGGAATAGCCCATTGCCTGACCAGCTCAGCCGACAATTGTGCATAGGTGAACCCCAGTACTGCCTGCTGTAACTCCGCGGGACTCACCCGGGCATTAAACCGCTGACAACGCTGCGCTTTGTCAGGAAACATCGACACAACCACCAGCTCACCGATATTGTGCAGGAGTCCTGAGACAAAGAGTCGCTCGGGCTCTCTGATTTTTTTGGTTTCGGCAAGATATTTCGCCAGCAGTGCGCAGCTAACGCTTTGCTCCCAAAACTTATCCAAATCGATGATACGAGACTCAATCTCGCTGAAAGCATGACTGATCCCGTAGGCCAGAGCGAGGTCGTATGCAGCCCGTGTTCCAATAACCTGGAGAGCTCTTGAAATGGTGTCAATGCGACTAGGGAACCGATACAGCGCGCTGTTAGCGACTTTGAGAATCTGTGCTGCCAGCGCCGGGTCGAAGGTGATTATCTCGGCAACATCATCAATACTTGCGGCCTCGTCGTCCATACACTCCTTAAGACGGGTTACCGCCTCGGGCAGCGCATACACATCTTTGGCGTTAGCGGCAATTTCCTGCAGTTTCATCAAGTATACTCCTCGGTAACCTCTACAGCTATGAAGACAGCGTTGTCTGCATCGCGATATCCCGGTCTGAGTGTTATACCTTAACTGTATGCGTAAATCAGGTATTCAGCCACTAACCTGCTTATCAAATTTTGTAACTGCTTTTTTCCAAACGCTTTATTTCTATCTCGTTGTGTAGCTCACTGGCACTCATTGCAGCGTACCGGCCTGTCTCGCGCCGCTGCTTTTCTGCATCATGTATCAGGTCGATGATAACTTTATTCGCCGGACAATAATTTCTGGCAATGACTCCCTGGCGCACAACTTCGCCGTTCAAATCCTCAATCTCTGTCGCTTTGCCTCGCTGTAAATCCCACCACATGGAGGTGCGAACGGTCGGGTCAATATCCAGCATTTTGCGGGCCACACGCCGAAAAAGAAAATTAGGTAAACACAGTAAGAAAGGGAGCCACTTGCCATCAATACGTGTAACTTTCGCTACAGCAATACGGTTAACGCTGGCGACCTCCAGCCATTCGCGCATAAGCTCTGCAATAATTTTGCGATAGCCCCTGTCCTCCAACATCGTTTTCACCGGCAGGTCAGACAATGCATTCACAGCGTTACTAAGATTTAGCTGAAGCTTCGCCGCCTGAACAGCACTGATATCTGAAGTAAAGCGTAACGAAAGCAACGGATGCTGCATTGCGCCAGAAAAGCCGGGTAAGACGCGCTTTATTTCTCTTGGCAACGTTAAGGGTCCCTCGGAGCCTCGGTGTAAGGTACCATCGTCCAGTCTTACTACGTTAAAAGGCACTACCGCGCTGAACACTTTACGCCCGGGCAGTGCAGCCCGAATCTGATGTGCCGCGCGAAGACCGTTCTGACAACAGACAATACTGGTTTTAGGACCGGTCACCGACTTAAGCGCCTGAGCAGCGCGGGTAAGGTCTGTACATTTTACGGTAAGCCAGATAACCTCCGGCGCATCATCATTATGCTGATTAAAGGCAGTAACGGCAGGAGCTGTAGCGTGGTTACCCAAAAAGTCTGACAGCTTTACGCCTGCCGCCAGTGCGCTTAGCTGCGTGTCCCGCCCTATCGCGGTTGTTCTGTAGCCGTTTATCGCCAATACGCCGGCCAGATAGCTGCCCACCAGCCCGGCGCCGAACACCAAGTGCGTCATTGTCAAATTGTCCCTGTCTTTATCTCATATCAGCATGCCCTTTATTGTCCTGTTTTGCTATATTTGCACTCCTTTGTTTTATCAAGAGTTAAACTGGTTTGATGAGTTATCACCTTGTCGTTATCGGCTACGTATGGCCTGAGCCAAATTCTTCCGCTGCCGGCGAAAACATGATGGGGCTGCTCACTGCATTTACGCAAAACGGATGGCGCGTCACATTTTTAAGCGCAGCCGCCGAGTCTGCGCATATGGTCGATCTGCCTGCACTGGGCATTCAGGTAAAACACATTAACGTTAATTGCAGCGAGTTTGATTCTCTGATTCGCGTGCTGGCACCTAACGCGGTAGTGTTCGACCGCTTTATGATTGAAGAACAATTTTCCTGGCGAGTCAGGCAACAATGTCCTGAGGCTGTTCGAATCATCAACACAGAAGATCTTCATAGTCTGCGACATGTGAGACAACAATGTACTAAAGAAACAGGGAAATCAGAGCACGGACCGGTCCCCTTTGACAACGAAATGGTACAGCGTGAAGTGGCAGCAATACTTCGCAGCGACCTTTCACTGCTGATATCTGAACCAGAAATTGAATTACTCACCACTCATTTTTCAGTTGATGCTGCTCAGTTGTGGCACCAGCCACTTATGATTGCTGAAGATGTCACGCCACAGGAGTCTGATGTAACACGCGCTGGCTTTACCTTTATCGGTAACTATCGGCATGCGCCAAACTGGGATGCACTGCTTCACCTTAAGCAAACATTGTGGCCGCAAATTCGCGCCGCCATACCCCAGGCGACTCTGCATGTTTATGGTGCTTATCCGGGAAAAAAGGTAACTAACCTGCATAATCCCAGACAGGGATTTTTGATTGAAGGCTGGGCACCCAATGCCCGGCAAGCGTTAAAAAAACATAAGGTTATGCTCGCCCCGCTACGCTTTGGTGCCGGTGTGAAAGGCAAACTTATCACCGCGATGCAATGTGAGTTACCCAGCATTACCACCCGCATTGGCGCTGAGGGGATTGCCAGCGCTGAAGACTGGCCAGGCGCAGTAGCGACCACTGACGAGGACTTCGTGCAGCACAGCGTTCGTATTTATCGCAATACTGAAAGCCAGGCAGAAGCCATTGAAAAAGGTCATCGTGTGCTGAGTGCTAAATACGACACCCGGACACATCAGGACGCGCTGGCAGAGAAAGTATTAACGTTAGTCAACAATACAGAGCAACATCGCGCCCCCCTGTTTTATCAGCACTTGTTGTGGCATCAGAGCCTGCGTGCAACACAGTACATGTCGCAATGGATAGAGGCGAAACAAAACCGTAACTGAGCCGAACCGCGTTTTTTTTGCTATACCTTGTATAGCGCTTAAAAAAGGTAACCGTGATGAACACGCTCAGGGCCATTCTTCTACTGGCTGTACTCTGCATCTCTTTTCCGGCAAAGGTTGCATCGCAGGGACATACTGAAGCGGTATTGTTATGTCACGGTTTAGGCGAAACGGTAGGCATGATTTACGATCAGCGTGAAAACGGCGTTTCTGATGAGAATAACAGGGGCCTGGCTATTCTTGAGCAGCTTGAACAGGAGTTGTAACAGGATCTGCTACCGGTCGTTGATAAATTCCTTGAAAATACCACGCCATTACCCGCGGCCTGGCGGGCCACCCTTTTCACTCACGCCTGTCTGTATAACTACACTGAAGATACAGAACAAGTCGTGTTAATGAGCCAGCTGATAAATCAACAATGTAACCTTAAACGCACTGAAGCATCATGTATTGATAAGGTGTTTGCCAGCCTTCCCAGCCATCAAGTTATCTGACCAGGCTACTGCAGAGTGAATGCCAGCGTTTTAAGTCTGGAAATAACCTGCGTGATGCCATCGGCACGTGACTGACTTAAATGTCGTGATAAACCGATTTGGTCAAGGTAAAGCGCAAAGTCGAACGTAAGCACTTGTTCATACGTCAGTGCATTAGCTTTTTCAAGCAGAACAGCCAACACCCCTCTGATGATCTTGGCATCTGACCATCCCTGAAAGCAGGCTGTTTTGTGGCTCGCTTCAGATGCCCATAAATAGACCAGACTCTGACACCCTGCAACCTCATTGTGCGCAATGGCATTAGTGCTATCGGGGGCTGATAACGTTTTCCCGGCAAGCATTATCTGTCGGGTAACGTTATCCCAGCCTTTCGCACCAGAGACTGACCGGGCCAAAGGAAGTAACTTATTATCCACGTTTGTTGTCACTCTCAAATAAGCTGTCGCTCAGCTCATCAGCACTCAACACGACCCCGGCATCCTCATCCGTCGGGAAAAGCAGCAAACCAATATTGTTTTTTTGCAGGCCCGGTAACCACGTTTCACAAAAGTCATCCAGAGAAACATTGGCAGGTTCACTGTCCTGACTATTGGCAGGCGCCCAAAGGTGAACCAGATCTTTGTGCGGCCATAATGGCAGAATTGCACTGAAATCTGCCACTGCTTCTGCCT contains:
- a CDS encoding glycosyltransferase, which gives rise to MSYHLVVIGYVWPEPNSSAAGENMMGLLTAFTQNGWRVTFLSAAAESAHMVDLPALGIQVKHINVNCSEFDSLIRVLAPNAVVFDRFMIEEQFSWRVRQQCPEAVRIINTEDLHSLRHVRQQCTKETGKSEHGPVPFDNEMVQREVAAILRSDLSLLISEPEIELLTTHFSVDAAQLWHQPLMIAEDVTPQESDVTRAGFTFIGNYRHAPNWDALLHLKQTLWPQIRAAIPQATLHVYGAYPGKKVTNLHNPRQGFLIEGWAPNARQALKKHKVMLAPLRFGAGVKGKLITAMQCELPSITTRIGAEGIASAEDWPGAVATTDEDFVQHSVRIYRNTESQAEAIEKGHRVLSAKYDTRTHQDALAEKVLTLVNNTEQHRAPLFYQHLLWHQSLRATQYMSQWIEAKQNRN
- a CDS encoding DUF2750 domain-containing protein, coding for MFPETITTTLSSAIVKQAASLDASQRQELFLHYVEKAGQIWMKQGRDGYVMIAPDQAEAVADFSAILPLWPHKDLVHLWAPANSQDSEPANVSLDDFCETWLPGLQKNNIGLLLFPTDEDAGVVLSADELSDSLFESDNKRG
- a CDS encoding HDOD domain-containing protein, yielding MKLQEIAANAKDVYALPEAVTRLKECMDDEAASIDDVAEIITFDPALAAQILKVANSALYRFPSRIDTISRALQVIGTRAAYDLALAYGISHAFSEIESRIIDLDKFWEQSVSCALLAKYLAETKKIREPERLFVSGLLHNIGELVVVSMFPDKAQRCQRFNARVSPAELQQAVLGFTYAQLSAELVRQWAIPSCIYDPVNHLHDELSDSAPEEQRILQLSYTLALDNVYPEVYPGYSNLHAHMHESLNLDRDDLEDALDITNLQCISVIALFNPSAFVLY
- a CDS encoding SufE family protein gives rise to the protein MDNKLLPLARSVSGAKGWDNVTRQIMLAGKTLSAPDSTNAIAHNEVAGCQSLVYLWASEASHKTACFQGWSDAKIIRGVLAVLLEKANALTYEQVLTFDFALYLDQIGLSRHLSQSRADGITQVISRLKTLAFTLQ
- a CDS encoding 2-dehydropantoate 2-reductase, which codes for MTHLVFGAGLVGSYLAGVLAINGYRTTAIGRDTQLSALAAGVKLSDFLGNHATAPAVTAFNQHNDDAPEVIWLTVKCTDLTRAAQALKSVTGPKTSIVCCQNGLRAAHQIRAALPGRKVFSAVVPFNVVRLDDGTLHRGSEGPLTLPREIKRVLPGFSGAMQHPLLSLRFTSDISAVQAAKLQLNLSNAVNALSDLPVKTMLEDRGYRKIIAELMREWLEVASVNRIAVAKVTRIDGKWLPFLLCLPNFLFRRVARKMLDIDPTVRTSMWWDLQRGKATEIEDLNGEVVRQGVIARNYCPANKVIIDLIHDAEKQRRETGRYAAMSASELHNEIEIKRLEKSSYKI